The Listeria monocytogenes genome window below encodes:
- a CDS encoding Lin0368 family putative glycerol transporter subunit: MSIGIALATIAGGFLFPFAIRMMWGKMVDEWGAIGGWMAAAFIVGTVWTINHGIPKSMIYQSGTVWVDMAVAAGIGVFTASLLTGGKFSKSVVNLAAAVVGGVLGGFLLSLFL, translated from the coding sequence ATGAGCATTGGTATTGCATTAGCAACGATTGCAGGTGGCTTTTTATTCCCTTTTGCTATTCGAATGATGTGGGGAAAAATGGTTGATGAATGGGGCGCTATCGGAGGTTGGATGGCAGCAGCATTTATCGTTGGTACAGTTTGGACAATTAATCACGGCATTCCAAAATCTATGATCTATCAATCTGGGACGGTTTGGGTAGATATGGCGGTTGCTGCTGGTATTGGCGTATTCACAGCTTCCCTTTTAACAGGCGGTAAATTTTCTAAATCGGTAGTCAATTTGGCTGCTGCTGTTGTTGGCGGCGTGCTTGGCGGATTTTTACTATCACTATTCTTATAA
- a CDS encoding Lin0368 family putative glycerol transporter subunit, protein MKFFRGMIGFCIAGMIVMSVWTPLAENYGIFGGYLAAFIIIGPMWFMNHHVGLIENDEDAAFVDMAVGIGICGIMRDVFMRGGGELVSSLPTIGLVAIGAVLAGIVAAAIEKDMARKHEAKQEKTEPGMNIQEEERLNENQLV, encoded by the coding sequence ATGAAATTCTTTAGAGGAATGATTGGTTTTTGTATCGCAGGTATGATTGTTATGAGTGTTTGGACTCCACTGGCCGAGAATTATGGTATTTTTGGAGGTTATCTGGCAGCATTCATTATTATTGGTCCAATGTGGTTTATGAATCACCATGTTGGTTTAATCGAAAATGATGAAGATGCAGCGTTCGTTGATATGGCTGTCGGAATTGGGATTTGCGGAATTATGCGGGATGTCTTTATGCGTGGTGGTGGCGAGTTAGTAAGTTCGCTTCCAACGATTGGTCTTGTTGCGATTGGAGCAGTTTTAGCTGGAATCGTAGCAGCAGCAATTGAAAAAGATATGGCAAGAAAACATGAAGCAAAACAAGAAAAAACAGAACCTGGCATGAATATTCAAGAAGAAGAGCGTTTAAACGAAAATCAATTAGTCTAA
- the dhaK2 gene encoding dihydroxyacetone kinase subunit DhaK2, whose amino-acid sequence MRRLVNDGYEAVEEMLAGYVAAQGKYVDFAENDKRVIVSKQMSEEPRVRIIVGGGSGHEPLFLGYVGKDFADAAVVGNINTSPSPEPCYNAVKAVDSGKGCLYMYGNYAGDVMNFDMGAEMAADDGIRVETVLVTDDIYSAENVEDRRGVAGDLIVFKAAASAAAKGLDLDAVKQAAEKANANTFSMGVALSSSTLPVTGKAIFEMKEGEMEVGMGIHGEPGIKRTSIEPADKVVDQIMGYLIEEMKLTAGEEVHVLINGLGGLPVMDQYICYRRVDEILKEKGVHIHSPLVGNYATSMDMIGMSITLVRLDDELKDLLDTPCDTPYFKVD is encoded by the coding sequence ATGAGACGTTTAGTGAATGATGGGTATGAAGCAGTAGAAGAAATGTTAGCTGGTTATGTTGCGGCACAAGGGAAATACGTAGATTTTGCAGAAAATGATAAACGAGTAATCGTAAGCAAACAAATGAGCGAAGAACCTCGCGTACGGATTATTGTTGGTGGCGGTTCTGGTCATGAACCACTTTTCCTTGGGTATGTTGGGAAAGATTTCGCAGATGCGGCAGTAGTCGGAAACATTAATACCTCCCCTTCTCCAGAGCCTTGTTATAACGCAGTAAAAGCTGTTGATAGTGGCAAAGGTTGTCTATATATGTACGGAAATTATGCTGGCGATGTAATGAATTTTGATATGGGCGCTGAAATGGCAGCGGACGACGGTATTCGCGTTGAAACAGTGCTTGTAACAGATGATATTTACTCTGCTGAAAATGTAGAAGATCGTCGTGGTGTGGCTGGTGACTTAATCGTCTTTAAAGCAGCGGCATCTGCAGCAGCAAAAGGTCTTGACTTGGATGCGGTGAAACAAGCTGCTGAAAAAGCTAATGCAAATACGTTCTCGATGGGAGTTGCGCTTTCTTCTTCAACCCTTCCTGTAACTGGTAAAGCTATTTTCGAAATGAAAGAAGGCGAAATGGAAGTTGGTATGGGGATTCACGGTGAGCCTGGTATTAAACGGACCTCCATCGAACCAGCTGATAAAGTAGTCGATCAAATTATGGGCTATCTTATAGAAGAAATGAAATTAACTGCTGGCGAAGAAGTGCATGTACTAATAAATGGACTAGGTGGCTTACCAGTGATGGACCAATATATTTGTTACCGCCGCGTGGATGAAATTTTGAAAGAAAAAGGTGTACACATTCATAGCCCACTTGTTGGAAACTACGCAACTTCGATGGATATGATTGGTATGTCAATCACACTGGTTCGTTTAGATGATGAACTGAAAGATCTTTTAGATACACCGTGCGACACACCCTATTTCAAAGTGGACTAA
- a CDS encoding inorganic diphosphatase — translation MVSHKQSIHKTQLSKTKKQPLKVTIDRPIGYVDKFGNVYPLNYGFVEGVIGGDGEEQDVYILSREISEPIDTFQGDLIAVITRNDDVEDKWVVAPPNENFTIEEIMEKVHFIEQYFDSEIKLI, via the coding sequence ATGGTTTCACATAAACAATCAATCCATAAAACTCAACTTTCTAAAACAAAAAAACAACCCCTAAAAGTAACCATAGATCGCCCTATAGGTTATGTCGACAAATTCGGCAATGTCTATCCGCTGAATTATGGGTTTGTGGAAGGTGTCATTGGTGGTGACGGGGAAGAACAGGATGTTTACATTTTATCGAGAGAGATTTCTGAGCCAATTGATACGTTTCAAGGAGATTTAATTGCGGTGATTACCCGAAATGATGATGTGGAAGATAAATGGGTCGTCGCACCGCCGAATGAGAATTTCACCATAGAGGAAATTATGGAGAAAGTACATTTTATTGAGCAATATTTTGATTCGGAAATTAAATTGATTTAG
- the tkt gene encoding transketolase — MSRIDEQMVNSIRVLSMDMIEKANSGHPGLPMGAAPMAFSLWKNHLKFNPEHPTWFNRDRFVLSAGHGSAMLYSLLHLFGYDLPMSELKNFRQTGSKTPGHPEFAHTVGVDATTGPLGQGFAMGVGMAMAEAHLGAKFNQPEFPVVDHNTYVLCGDGCLMEGISYEAASLAGHLKLGKLVVLYDSNDISLDGDLNESFSEDIELRFRAAGWQTLRVDDGNDLDALDAAIHLAKTEKSRPTLIEVKTVIGYGSPGKAGKSAAHGSPLGEKELKLAKEAYDWQMPPFELPKTVENQKEFYHSKGRASESSWLRTFNAYKQKYPALAENLQQLMDDNLNADWDAELPVFDENVDKAVATREVSGIVLQELEKKLPNLFGGAADLASSNKTNLKASERFAPGNYAAKNISFGVREFAMGAAVNGMTLHGGVQAFGATFFVFSDYLRSAIRSAALMGIPSTFIMTHDSIAVGEDGPTHEPIEHLASFRAMPGLHVIRPADGNETVEAYRYAFTQKEQPTMLVLSRQNLPILPNSAAKAKTGLAKGAYILADSPLDKLDIILLASGSEVHLMTAVRDNLAKKGFGARVVSMPSFDLFDKQSPEYKESILPKAVKKRFVAEMGASYGWHKYLGDTGEILAIDSFGMSGPGDELAERFGFTVENLTELALKQL; from the coding sequence ATGAGCAGAATTGATGAACAAATGGTTAACTCGATTCGCGTATTATCAATGGATATGATTGAAAAAGCGAACTCCGGCCATCCCGGTTTACCGATGGGAGCCGCACCAATGGCTTTCTCGCTTTGGAAAAATCATTTAAAATTCAATCCAGAACATCCAACTTGGTTTAACCGTGATCGCTTCGTTTTGTCAGCTGGTCACGGTTCGGCAATGCTTTATAGTTTGCTACATCTATTTGGTTATGATTTACCAATGAGCGAGCTGAAAAACTTCCGCCAAACTGGCAGTAAAACGCCCGGTCATCCTGAGTTTGCTCATACGGTTGGTGTAGATGCAACTACCGGTCCACTTGGTCAAGGTTTCGCGATGGGAGTCGGGATGGCAATGGCCGAGGCTCACCTTGGCGCCAAATTTAACCAACCCGAATTCCCGGTTGTTGACCATAATACCTATGTGCTATGCGGTGATGGCTGTTTGATGGAAGGTATTTCCTACGAAGCTGCATCCCTTGCCGGCCATTTAAAACTGGGAAAATTAGTTGTTTTATATGATTCAAACGATATTTCACTTGATGGTGATTTAAACGAGTCGTTTTCAGAAGACATCGAACTCCGCTTCCGAGCAGCCGGTTGGCAAACGCTACGTGTGGACGACGGAAACGACTTAGATGCGCTTGATGCAGCAATCCATCTCGCAAAAACCGAGAAATCCCGCCCTACTTTAATCGAAGTGAAGACGGTCATCGGTTATGGTAGCCCTGGAAAAGCCGGAAAATCAGCGGCACACGGCTCCCCACTTGGCGAAAAAGAACTCAAACTAGCAAAAGAAGCTTACGATTGGCAAATGCCACCTTTTGAATTACCAAAAACTGTCGAAAATCAGAAAGAATTTTATCATTCTAAAGGTCGCGCGAGTGAAAGCAGCTGGCTCCGGACATTCAATGCTTACAAACAAAAATATCCAGCTCTGGCAGAAAACTTGCAACAATTGATGGATGATAATTTGAATGCGGATTGGGATGCAGAACTACCTGTTTTCGATGAAAATGTGGACAAAGCCGTTGCAACTCGTGAAGTATCAGGAATTGTTCTACAAGAATTGGAGAAAAAACTACCCAACTTATTTGGTGGCGCGGCTGATTTGGCTTCCTCCAACAAAACCAATTTAAAAGCTAGTGAACGATTTGCTCCAGGTAACTATGCGGCCAAAAATATCTCATTCGGCGTTCGCGAGTTCGCAATGGGAGCAGCAGTCAACGGAATGACGCTTCACGGCGGAGTTCAAGCATTCGGCGCGACATTCTTCGTATTCTCAGATTATCTACGTTCCGCGATTCGTTCAGCAGCCTTAATGGGCATTCCATCCACCTTCATTATGACCCATGATTCCATCGCAGTCGGTGAAGACGGTCCAACGCACGAACCAATCGAGCATCTCGCATCCTTCCGCGCTATGCCTGGACTTCATGTCATCCGACCAGCTGACGGTAACGAAACCGTCGAAGCATACCGCTATGCCTTTACTCAAAAAGAACAACCAACCATGCTCGTCCTCAGCCGCCAAAACCTGCCAATTTTACCAAATAGCGCAGCAAAAGCGAAAACCGGACTTGCAAAAGGAGCTTACATCTTAGCCGATTCCCCGCTTGATAAACTAGATATTATCTTACTCGCTTCTGGATCCGAAGTACACCTAATGACAGCTGTCAGAGACAATCTCGCTAAAAAAGGCTTCGGCGCACGCGTAGTCAGCATGCCAAGCTTTGATTTATTCGACAAACAAAGCCCCGAATACAAAGAGTCCATTTTACCAAAAGCAGTGAAAAAACGCTTCGTCGCAGAAATGGGCGCATCATACGGTTGGCATAAATATCTTGGCGACACAGGCGAAATCCTCGCGATTGATTCATTCGGAATGTCTGGCCCGGGAGACGAGCTAGCAGAGCGATTTGGATTTACTGTGGAGAATTTGACGGAGCTTGCGTTGAAGCAGTTGTAG
- the fsa gene encoding fructose-6-phosphate aldolase codes for MKFFLDTASVSEIKRISELGLVDGVTTNPTIIAKEGRPFEEVIKEICSIVDGPVSAEVIGLEADKMVEEARILAKWAPNVVVKIPMTEEGLKAVHTLTAEGIKTNVTLIFTVSQGLMAAKAGATYISPFLGRLDDIGTDGMILIKNLKKVLDNYGLKAEIISASIRHIGHLEEAAEAGAHIATIPGSLFPKLWSHPLTDKGIEGFLKDWEAFSQKEGN; via the coding sequence ATGAAATTTTTCTTGGACACAGCAAGCGTATCGGAAATAAAACGAATTAGCGAACTTGGTTTAGTGGACGGTGTGACAACCAACCCAACCATCATCGCAAAAGAAGGTCGGCCATTTGAAGAAGTAATTAAAGAAATTTGTTCTATCGTAGACGGCCCAGTTAGTGCAGAAGTTATCGGCCTCGAAGCAGACAAAATGGTCGAAGAAGCTCGAATTCTAGCAAAATGGGCGCCAAATGTAGTAGTAAAAATTCCTATGACGGAAGAAGGTTTAAAAGCAGTCCATACCCTCACAGCTGAAGGCATTAAAACAAATGTTACGCTTATTTTCACTGTTTCCCAAGGATTAATGGCTGCAAAAGCTGGCGCGACTTATATTAGCCCGTTCTTAGGAAGACTAGATGATATTGGTACAGACGGAATGATTTTAATTAAAAACTTGAAAAAAGTGCTTGATAATTATGGGCTAAAAGCAGAAATCATTTCAGCAAGTATCCGTCATATTGGACATTTAGAAGAAGCCGCTGAAGCCGGAGCACATATCGCGACTATCCCAGGAAGCCTTTTCCCGAAACTTTGGTCTCATCCTTTGACTGATAAAGGTATTGAAGGATTTTTAAAAGATTGGGAAGCGTTCAGCCAGAAAGAAGGCAATTAA
- a CDS encoding SDR family oxidoreductase: MTFKGFDKDFNITDKVAVVTGAASGIGKAMAELFSEKGAYVVLLDIKEDVKDVAAQINPSRTLALQVDITKKENIEKVVAEIKKVYPKIDILANSAGVALLEKAEDLPEEYWDKTMELNLKGSFLMAQIIGREMIATGGGKIVNMASQASVIALDKHVAYCASKAAIVSMTQVLAMEWAPYNINVNAISPTVILTELGKKAWAGQVGEDMKKLIPAGRFGYPEEVAACALFLVSDAASLITGENLIIDGGYTIK, translated from the coding sequence ATGACTTTTAAAGGCTTTGATAAAGATTTTAACATTACAGACAAAGTAGCCGTGGTAACTGGAGCAGCAAGCGGGATTGGTAAAGCAATGGCAGAACTTTTTTCCGAAAAAGGCGCTTATGTTGTCTTGCTTGATATTAAAGAAGATGTAAAAGATGTCGCAGCGCAAATCAACCCATCAAGAACGCTCGCACTTCAAGTCGATATTACTAAAAAAGAAAACATCGAAAAAGTCGTTGCCGAAATTAAAAAAGTCTATCCAAAAATCGATATTTTGGCCAATTCAGCTGGTGTCGCGCTTCTCGAAAAAGCAGAAGATTTACCAGAAGAATACTGGGATAAAACAATGGAGCTGAACTTAAAAGGTTCATTCTTAATGGCGCAAATTATCGGTCGTGAAATGATTGCAACTGGTGGCGGAAAAATCGTTAATATGGCCTCTCAAGCTTCTGTCATCGCACTTGATAAACACGTTGCCTACTGTGCTAGTAAAGCAGCGATTGTTTCTATGACGCAAGTGCTAGCAATGGAATGGGCGCCTTACAACATTAATGTCAATGCGATTTCCCCAACTGTTATCTTGACAGAACTTGGCAAAAAAGCTTGGGCCGGTCAAGTCGGTGAAGACATGAAAAAATTAATTCCAGCCGGTAGATTTGGTTATCCAGAAGAAGTTGCCGCATGTGCCCTCTTTTTAGTAAGTGACGCAGCGAGCCTCATTACTGGTGAAAACCTTATTATCGACGGCGGTTATACGATTAAATAA
- the rpiB gene encoding ribose 5-phosphate isomerase B translates to MKIAIGCDEMGYELKQTLIARLKEKNIEFTDFGSFEDEKVLYPSIAEKVALEVKNNDFDRGILICGTGIGMAITANKIHGIRAAQIHDSYSAERSRKSNDAHIMTMGALVIGPSLAVSLLDIWLDSDFSGGRSQAKVDLMEEIDQKNR, encoded by the coding sequence ATGAAAATCGCAATTGGTTGTGACGAAATGGGTTACGAATTAAAACAAACCCTGATCGCACGTTTAAAGGAGAAAAATATTGAGTTTACTGATTTCGGCAGTTTTGAAGATGAAAAGGTACTTTATCCAAGCATTGCCGAAAAAGTAGCGCTAGAAGTTAAAAATAACGATTTCGACCGGGGGATTCTCATTTGCGGTACAGGTATTGGAATGGCCATTACAGCAAACAAAATTCACGGCATTCGAGCAGCACAAATTCATGATTCCTATTCAGCAGAACGCTCAAGAAAAAGTAACGACGCACATATTATGACCATGGGTGCCTTAGTAATCGGTCCATCCCTTGCTGTATCTCTACTCGATATATGGCTTGATAGTGACTTTTCGGGCGGACGCTCCCAAGCAAAAGTAGATTTAATGGAAGAAATCGACCAAAAAAATAGATAA
- a CDS encoding triose-phosphate isomerase has product MRKPLVGINMKNYINTRAKTSEWLEATIPLLENFSDVDTFIFPSMGTLETTANLLAGTSFGFGPQNMAPEKSGPLTGEFSVESIIDLNANYVEIGHAERKNLFHEKTSEIAKKIKLALDEEITPVVCVGESLRANDTNELKSVLQKQLEALFTPIQVAQLKNVVLAYEPEWAIGKANSADTSYIENAHQALREIIRELGGDETLVRIIYGGSVSKENAAEIVRQKNVDGLFVGRFGHKPQNFADIVSIVSKTKG; this is encoded by the coding sequence ATGCGTAAACCCTTAGTTGGAATTAATATGAAAAACTATATTAACACTCGGGCCAAGACATCTGAATGGTTAGAAGCGACTATCCCTCTTCTTGAAAATTTTTCTGATGTGGATACGTTTATCTTTCCTTCTATGGGCACACTCGAAACGACTGCCAACCTTTTAGCGGGGACATCCTTTGGCTTTGGTCCACAAAATATGGCGCCGGAGAAATCCGGCCCGCTAACTGGTGAATTTTCGGTAGAATCAATCATTGATTTAAACGCGAACTATGTCGAAATTGGTCACGCAGAGCGCAAAAACCTTTTTCATGAGAAAACTAGTGAGATAGCGAAGAAAATTAAACTTGCGCTGGACGAAGAAATCACTCCTGTTGTATGTGTTGGCGAAAGTCTTCGTGCGAATGATACAAACGAGTTGAAAAGCGTCCTTCAAAAACAACTCGAAGCGCTGTTTACCCCCATTCAAGTAGCACAATTAAAAAATGTTGTTCTGGCTTATGAACCAGAATGGGCGATTGGCAAGGCAAATTCCGCTGACACCAGTTACATCGAAAACGCGCATCAAGCTTTGCGTGAAATCATTCGTGAACTAGGCGGTGATGAAACGCTCGTAAGAATTATTTACGGTGGATCGGTCAGCAAAGAAAACGCCGCAGAAATTGTCCGTCAAAAAAATGTCGATGGTTTATTCGTCGGAAGATTTGGCCATAAACCGCAAAATTTTGCCGACATTGTTTCTATTGTTAGCAAAACGAAAGGATGA
- a CDS encoding DUF6440 family protein, with protein MQPPKKEAEKMEERFEKIYTQGKLNIMEIWVDKETGVQYVYHLAGYAGGMSPLLDADGKPLLADLSKLNGAE; from the coding sequence ATACAGCCACCGAAAAAGGAGGCGGAAAAAATGGAAGAAAGATTTGAAAAAATTTATACCCAAGGGAAACTCAACATTATGGAAATTTGGGTTGATAAAGAAACCGGTGTACAATATGTATACCATTTGGCTGGTTATGCGGGTGGGATGTCGCCGCTTTTGGACGCAGATGGGAAACCGTTACTTGCAGATTTATCTAAGCTTAATGGCGCTGAGTAA
- a CDS encoding DeoR/GlpR family DNA-binding transcription regulator: MFPFERQNKIIHLLDQNSKITVPELSRILDVSISTIRNDLSSLEESGMIKKVHGGAVLLKSEEKFTNFNDRIIRNIEEKEAIAKEAATLVKNNQTIILDASSTALALAKELHGFSRLTVITSGLYTAIELKDNPNISVILTGGIVTTNSFTLEGILGANLIENIHADLCFMSAKGFTMEEGLTDFNIYETELKRLLAKRTNKLIALLDHTKMGVISTASITSAENIDLLITDNKINKALYKKFQDAGLPVKVAE; encoded by the coding sequence ATGTTTCCATTTGAAAGACAAAACAAAATAATTCATCTACTAGACCAAAATAGCAAAATAACTGTACCAGAATTAAGTCGTATCTTGGATGTCTCGATTAGCACCATCCGAAATGATTTATCTTCATTAGAAGAAAGCGGGATGATAAAAAAAGTACACGGGGGTGCGGTACTTTTAAAAAGTGAAGAGAAATTCACTAATTTTAACGACCGGATTATTCGCAACATCGAAGAAAAAGAAGCAATTGCGAAAGAAGCGGCGACTTTAGTAAAAAACAATCAAACAATTATCCTAGATGCGAGCTCGACAGCACTGGCGCTTGCAAAAGAATTACATGGCTTTTCAAGACTGACTGTCATTACGAGCGGACTTTATACGGCAATCGAACTAAAAGATAACCCGAATATTAGCGTCATTTTAACAGGCGGGATTGTAACAACGAATTCTTTCACATTGGAAGGTATTCTTGGCGCAAATTTAATCGAAAATATTCATGCTGATTTATGTTTTATGTCGGCGAAAGGTTTTACAATGGAAGAAGGCTTAACTGATTTCAATATTTACGAAACCGAGCTAAAACGACTACTTGCCAAACGTACTAACAAATTGATTGCACTTTTAGATCATACAAAAATGGGTGTAATTTCCACTGCGAGCATCACTTCAGCGGAAAACATTGATTTACTCATTACTGATAACAAAATAAATAAAGCTTTATACAAAAAATTCCAAGATGCGGGACTTCCGGTCAAAGTGGCAGAATAA
- the dhaL2 gene encoding dihydroxyacetone kinase ADP-binding subunit DhaL2 produces the protein MSELVMDSAFFGHVLQDMGALIEKERDYLTGLDSDIGDGDHGINLSIGFREVNKQLDELLTASPDIATLLKKSGMILLGKVGGASGPLYGSFFMKCGADVSGKTEVNFDELCGMIINGAAAVQHRGKAELGDKTMMDAFLPGVEVLQNRDANADPIETFSAFVDAMHAGAQSTIPLIAKKGRALRLGERAIGHLDPGSESSWMLMNVILENLKKAV, from the coding sequence ATGAGCGAATTAGTTATGGATAGCGCTTTTTTCGGCCACGTTTTACAGGACATGGGAGCGCTAATTGAAAAAGAACGTGATTACTTAACCGGACTGGACTCGGATATTGGAGACGGCGACCACGGAATCAATCTCAGCATTGGCTTTCGGGAAGTGAATAAACAATTAGACGAATTACTCACTGCTTCTCCCGATATTGCAACGTTGCTTAAAAAATCCGGAATGATTCTCCTTGGAAAAGTTGGTGGCGCATCTGGCCCACTTTACGGCAGTTTCTTTATGAAATGTGGCGCTGATGTTTCTGGGAAAACGGAGGTTAACTTCGACGAGCTTTGCGGCATGATTATAAATGGGGCCGCTGCGGTTCAACATCGCGGAAAAGCCGAACTTGGTGATAAAACGATGATGGACGCCTTCTTGCCTGGCGTGGAAGTGCTTCAAAATCGAGATGCAAATGCAGATCCAATCGAAACTTTTTCCGCATTTGTAGATGCTATGCATGCTGGCGCTCAGTCCACTATCCCACTTATTGCTAAGAAAGGTCGCGCACTAAGACTTGGCGAACGAGCAATCGGTCATCTTGATCCTGGCTCTGAATCGTCTTGGATGTTAATGAATGTCATTTTAGAAAATTTAAAAAAGGCGGTCTGA
- the dhaM2 gene encoding dihydroxyacetone kinase phosphoryl donor subunit DhaM2: MISIVLVSHSQKITEGLQEMIVEMVGDTVHIISSGGTGDGRLGTNAIMIADNIATCTNSEHIYIFCDIGSAILSAETALELLDTDLLEKTTIIDAPLVEGAFTAAVQSLVNPSKEAILLELTNVH, from the coding sequence ATGATAAGTATTGTTTTAGTATCTCACAGTCAAAAAATCACAGAAGGCCTCCAGGAAATGATTGTTGAAATGGTTGGAGATACGGTACATATTATTTCTTCTGGCGGTACTGGCGACGGGCGTCTTGGCACAAATGCAATCATGATAGCTGATAACATCGCAACCTGCACTAATTCAGAACACATATATATTTTTTGTGATATTGGAAGCGCTATCTTAAGTGCCGAAACAGCACTTGAATTATTAGACACTGACCTCCTTGAAAAAACAACCATCATCGATGCCCCGCTTGTTGAAGGCGCATTTACTGCCGCTGTTCAATCTCTCGTTAATCCATCCAAAGAAGCTATTCTACTAGAACTCACAAATGTGCATTAA